In Paenibacillus guangzhouensis, a single window of DNA contains:
- a CDS encoding nitroreductase family protein, with protein MTDFMQVVKDRRSAMKFKPEVHITREELNEMFELVKYAPSAFNLQHAHYIVIDNEALKNGKIYEAANKQYKVQSASAAILVLGDMDAYRQVGELNEGMLNLGIMNKQEYDMTVESVTSFYEDRGEAFKRDEAIRNASLSAMLFMLIAKEKGWDTCPMIGFDAEAMREALNISSRYVPAMLIVIGQEQIAGQRPRGYRKPVAEFVSYNTEISK; from the coding sequence ATGACTGATTTTATGCAAGTAGTGAAGGATCGCAGATCGGCAATGAAATTTAAACCGGAAGTACATATTACAAGAGAAGAGTTAAATGAGATGTTCGAACTCGTCAAATATGCCCCGTCGGCGTTTAATTTGCAGCATGCGCATTATATCGTTATCGATAATGAAGCGCTCAAGAACGGTAAAATTTATGAAGCTGCGAATAAGCAGTATAAGGTACAATCGGCATCAGCCGCGATTCTGGTGCTGGGCGATATGGATGCCTATCGGCAGGTAGGCGAACTGAATGAAGGAATGCTGAACTTAGGCATCATGAACAAGCAAGAATACGACATGACGGTTGAATCGGTGACATCCTTCTACGAAGATCGAGGTGAAGCATTTAAGCGCGATGAAGCCATTCGCAATGCGAGCTTGTCGGCGATGCTGTTCATGTTGATTGCCAAAGAGAAGGGCTGGGATACTTGTCCGATGATCGGATTCGATGCCGAAGCGATGCGCGAAGCATTGAATATCTCTTCCCGGTACGTTCCAGCGATGTTAATCGTCATTGGACAGGAGCAAATCGCAGGACAGAGACCTCGGGGTTATCGGAAGCCGGTCGCAGAGTTCGTAAGTTATAATACCGAAATTTCAAAATAA
- a CDS encoding serine hydrolase domain-containing protein, with product MSPFDLDAIERSITTHALRSCILARGEQILFEYYREPESADALSKVNSCTKSVLSALVGIAIDQGILPGTDAKIHTFFPQLAHDADQRKRDITIEHLLDMTAGFEWMEFGGLNSFPRMTKTANWIDFTLTLPLADPPGTRMIYNSGCSQLLAAMVMQAAGQSVEDFAQQHLFHPLGIETWQWEVDPQGIHTGGFGLYLKPRDMLKFGQLYLHRGRHQGKQLLSDAWIEQSTLPRVQVSKPREGMYGWHWWVSSFTTEQEPSIGVPYYFALGFGGQYIIVVPSHDLVAVLTNDRHKKRKPPIDVFLQYIASTLVRGT from the coding sequence ATGAGTCCATTTGATCTCGACGCCATTGAACGCTCCATCACAACGCATGCCCTGCGTAGCTGTATCCTCGCCAGAGGCGAACAAATTCTGTTCGAATACTACCGGGAACCCGAATCAGCCGATGCATTATCTAAGGTTAACTCGTGCACGAAGAGCGTGTTATCCGCATTAGTCGGGATCGCGATCGATCAGGGAATCTTGCCGGGAACCGACGCCAAAATCCATACATTCTTCCCACAGCTCGCGCACGATGCCGATCAGCGTAAACGTGACATTACAATCGAGCATTTGCTTGACATGACCGCGGGATTCGAATGGATGGAATTCGGGGGACTGAATTCATTTCCGCGCATGACCAAGACAGCCAATTGGATAGACTTCACCTTAACATTACCGCTGGCGGATCCACCGGGCACACGGATGATCTACAATTCCGGCTGTTCGCAACTGCTCGCGGCCATGGTGATGCAAGCAGCGGGCCAATCGGTTGAAGACTTTGCACAGCAGCACCTCTTCCACCCGCTTGGTATCGAAACGTGGCAATGGGAAGTCGACCCGCAAGGCATTCATACAGGTGGCTTCGGTCTCTATTTGAAACCGCGGGATATGTTGAAGTTCGGACAGCTCTACCTACATCGGGGCCGACATCAAGGGAAGCAGCTGTTAAGCGATGCCTGGATCGAACAATCCACCCTGCCGCGGGTGCAAGTGAGCAAGCCACGAGAAGGCATGTACGGCTGGCACTGGTGGGTGTCTTCGTTCACGACGGAGCAAGAGCCATCGATCGGAGTCCCCTATTACTTCGCCCTAGGCTTCGGTGGGCAATATATTATCGTTGTTCCATCGCATGATCTCGTTGCAGTCTTGACCAATGACCGGCATAAGAAGCGCAAGCCGCCGATCGATGTGTTCCTGCAATATATTGCATCTACGCTCGTGCGAGGCACCTAG
- the rnhA gene encoding ribonuclease H, whose translation MAKQKYYVVWAGKKPGIYKTWPECQEQVNQFPQAKYKSYETLAEAEKAYQGGAKSYWNQAGSKGNGASKSSFGSRKPAATDVPLSEIDYNSISVDVGTRGNPGPVEYKGVDTQTGDILFSHGPIAKGTNNLGEFLAIVHGLAYLKQKGSTQTIYSDSANALKWLKQKKVSSTLVRDASTEEIWTLVDRAEQWLRTNTYKNKVLKWETQSWGEIRADYGRK comes from the coding sequence ATGGCAAAACAGAAGTATTACGTCGTATGGGCTGGGAAGAAACCGGGGATTTATAAGACATGGCCGGAGTGCCAAGAGCAGGTCAATCAATTCCCGCAAGCCAAATATAAATCGTATGAGACGCTAGCAGAAGCGGAAAAAGCTTATCAAGGTGGGGCGAAGTCGTATTGGAACCAGGCGGGATCGAAAGGAAACGGGGCTTCCAAGTCATCATTCGGATCGCGCAAACCAGCGGCAACAGACGTACCTTTATCGGAAATCGATTATAACAGCATTTCGGTTGACGTTGGGACACGGGGAAATCCGGGACCTGTCGAGTATAAAGGGGTAGATACGCAGACCGGGGATATCCTGTTCTCGCATGGCCCGATTGCCAAAGGGACCAACAATCTAGGGGAATTCCTTGCTATCGTACACGGTCTAGCCTATCTGAAGCAGAAGGGCAGCACGCAGACGATCTATAGCGATTCGGCGAATGCGCTCAAATGGCTGAAGCAGAAGAAGGTATCCTCTACACTCGTACGGGATGCATCGACAGAAGAGATCTGGACCTTGGTTGATCGAGCGGAACAGTGGCTGCGGACGAACACGTACAAGAATAAAGTCTTGAAGTGGGAGACGCAGAGCTGGGGGGAAATCCGTGCCGACTATGGGCGAAAATAA
- a CDS encoding ring-cleaving dioxygenase: MALRTAGIHHITAFARNPQENVDFYAGILGLRLVKKTINFDAPEVYHLYFGDEAGTPGTIITFFPWPESRKGRVGGGQVGRTTYVIPPGAMGFWEARLKHFGISVSKAERFGEAYLQFADREGLQLELVEREAGKPSAWSFGGIPTTAAIKGFGGAVLFSVNSASTMGALEDVLGLTKVSEDVGYVRYQADGEFGNIIDVVANNVDWGHGGAGTVHHIAWRAKDNEEHAEWRQAVIQGGYQPTDILDRQYFHALYFREAGGILFEIATDPPGFARDEAPEALGEQLMLPKWFEPRRAQLEANLQPIEVRVLGGDHA, translated from the coding sequence ATGGCATTACGCACAGCAGGCATTCATCATATTACGGCGTTTGCACGGAATCCCCAAGAGAATGTTGATTTTTACGCAGGGATTCTTGGGTTAAGACTTGTGAAGAAGACCATTAACTTTGATGCACCAGAGGTATATCACTTGTATTTCGGTGATGAGGCTGGCACGCCCGGTACGATCATCACGTTCTTCCCGTGGCCAGAATCACGCAAGGGACGGGTTGGCGGAGGGCAGGTAGGACGAACAACCTATGTGATCCCGCCGGGTGCAATGGGCTTCTGGGAAGCTCGCTTAAAGCATTTCGGCATCTCGGTCTCGAAGGCTGAACGCTTCGGCGAGGCGTATCTGCAATTCGCCGATCGTGAAGGGCTGCAGCTGGAGCTCGTGGAACGCGAAGCTGGCAAGCCGAGCGCATGGTCATTCGGCGGCATTCCAACAACGGCCGCGATTAAAGGCTTCGGAGGCGCCGTGCTGTTTAGTGTCAATTCAGCGAGCACGATGGGGGCGCTTGAGGATGTACTAGGGCTCACGAAAGTCTCGGAAGATGTAGGATACGTCCGTTATCAAGCAGACGGAGAGTTCGGCAATATCATCGATGTCGTGGCGAACAATGTGGATTGGGGCCATGGCGGTGCGGGTACAGTGCATCATATTGCATGGCGTGCCAAAGATAATGAAGAGCATGCCGAATGGCGGCAGGCCGTGATTCAAGGCGGGTACCAACCGACAGACATTCTGGATCGACAGTATTTCCATGCGCTGTATTTCCGTGAGGCAGGCGGAATTCTATTTGAGATTGCGACAGACCCTCCAGGCTTCGCAAGGGATGAAGCACCGGAGGCGCTAGGCGAGCAGCTCATGCTGCCGAAATGGTTCGAGCCACGGCGCGCGCAGCTCGAAGCAAATTTGCAACCGATTGAGGTTCGCGTATTAGGAGGCGATCACGCATGA
- a CDS encoding MalY/PatB family protein — protein MQSSFDQVTNRFGTNSDKWDVMAQQFGQNQIALSVADMDLLTAEAIQNRIRHMADHGIYGYTNLFAPYYDAVQRWMRHAYSWGVERDWIVFCPRIVQAVSLIIQHFTEETDRIMIHTPCYQPIPRSVRLNHRTLVESPLQLINGRYEMDFEHMERQMQEGIKMLLFISPHNPTGRVWTRAELDRVAALCEKYDVLIVSDDIHADFPHVGHEHTVIATLSEAIAQRSIICTSPAKTFNLAGLEISNIIIPNPELREGFRARMLQCGVFDPTFFAVPALEAAYTSCDAWLKELRAYIQGNIAYAKQFIAEHMPELVVIEPEGTYLLWVDCRAVSLEDQALKLWIEQEAGVTVSFGAAFGPGGEGFIRINLGTPRALLQEALERIHKVYPLAKR, from the coding sequence ATGCAATCATCTTTCGATCAAGTTACGAACCGATTCGGCACCAATAGCGATAAATGGGATGTGATGGCCCAGCAGTTCGGGCAGAATCAAATCGCTCTCTCCGTCGCTGATATGGATCTGCTTACGGCCGAAGCGATACAGAATCGCATTCGCCATATGGCCGATCACGGGATTTACGGATATACGAACCTTTTCGCTCCTTATTACGATGCCGTTCAGCGCTGGATGCGTCATGCCTATTCCTGGGGAGTCGAACGAGACTGGATTGTCTTCTGTCCGCGGATCGTCCAAGCTGTCTCGCTGATTATCCAGCATTTCACCGAGGAGACGGACCGGATCATGATTCATACCCCATGCTATCAGCCTATTCCACGTTCGGTTCGCCTGAATCATCGCACCTTGGTGGAGAGCCCGCTGCAGCTGATTAACGGTCGATATGAAATGGATTTCGAACATATGGAACGGCAGATGCAAGAAGGAATTAAAATGCTCTTGTTCATCTCACCGCACAACCCGACGGGGCGGGTCTGGACTCGCGCGGAACTCGATCGTGTCGCAGCGTTATGCGAAAAGTACGATGTGCTAATCGTCTCGGATGATATCCATGCGGACTTCCCTCATGTCGGTCACGAGCATACCGTGATTGCGACCTTGTCCGAAGCGATCGCACAGCGCTCCATCATCTGCACCTCCCCTGCCAAAACCTTCAATCTAGCCGGGCTCGAAATATCGAACATCATCATTCCGAATCCTGAGCTCCGCGAAGGGTTCCGTGCACGTATGCTGCAATGCGGCGTATTCGATCCGACCTTCTTCGCCGTTCCAGCGCTTGAAGCTGCATATACGTCATGCGATGCATGGCTTAAAGAACTGCGCGCTTACATTCAAGGCAATATTGCCTATGCGAAGCAGTTCATAGCGGAGCATATGCCGGAGCTTGTCGTCATTGAGCCGGAAGGAACTTACTTGCTCTGGGTGGATTGCCGTGCGGTTAGCCTGGAAGACCAGGCATTAAAGCTATGGATTGAACAAGAAGCTGGCGTTACGGTTAGCTTCGGCGCAGCATTCGGCCCTGGGGGCGAAGGTTTCATCCGCATCAATCTAGGCACGCCGCGAGCATTACTGCAGGAAGCGTTGGAACGAATCCATAAGGTCTATCCCCTAGCTAAGAGGTAA
- a CDS encoding DNA alkylation repair protein: MHPYAVQLESYFRTHTHAETAIPMAAYMRDQFPFLGIRTPDRNRLLREFMQANPLPKGGELVQVAGDVWSLPEREFQYIAMVLYEKHRKHAEQAHIDILEGLVIDKSWWDTVDLIASRLIGFHFAKYPELIASYTERWIASDNLWLQRTALLYQLSYKKNTDEERLFRYIRSVATKQEFFIRKAIGWALREYSKANEDAVRQFVAETELSPLSRKEALKYVERNNA; encoded by the coding sequence ATGCATCCCTATGCTGTACAGCTGGAATCATATTTTCGAACTCATACCCATGCGGAAACAGCTATCCCGATGGCCGCATATATGCGAGATCAATTCCCGTTCCTCGGTATTCGGACGCCGGATCGAAACCGGCTGCTGCGCGAGTTTATGCAGGCGAACCCGCTTCCGAAAGGGGGAGAGCTTGTTCAGGTGGCTGGCGACGTCTGGTCGCTGCCGGAGCGGGAGTTCCAATATATCGCAATGGTGCTCTACGAGAAACACCGGAAGCATGCCGAACAAGCACATATCGATATCCTCGAAGGACTTGTTATCGATAAATCATGGTGGGATACGGTGGATCTGATCGCATCACGCTTGATTGGCTTTCACTTTGCCAAATATCCGGAGCTCATAGCCTCATATACGGAACGATGGATTGCGTCCGACAACCTCTGGCTTCAGCGCACTGCCCTGCTCTATCAGTTAAGCTATAAGAAGAACACGGACGAAGAGCGGTTGTTCCGCTACATCCGCAGCGTTGCGACAAAACAGGAATTTTTCATACGCAAGGCGATCGGCTGGGCGCTGCGTGAATACTCCAAGGCGAACGAAGACGCCGTACGTCAATTCGTTGCGGAGACGGAACTCTCGCCGCTAAGCCGGAAGGAAGCGCTGAAGTATGTGGAGCGTAATAACGCATGA